One genomic region from Epinephelus moara isolate mb chromosome 8, YSFRI_EMoa_1.0, whole genome shotgun sequence encodes:
- the LOC126394927 gene encoding zinc finger and SCAN domain-containing protein 31-like encodes MWIQETDRQTDRQTELPQQSVCKEEEEVQERSSTVDQEDPEPPHIKEEQEELCKEELVLKQETDAFIWNPSYEDSEHDEDQTVTFSPDETAEDESGGHIPSISFVLTDPNREQQLRPHSSHQPERQRHTGGGDGEAGSTRDAHAQPKTQHHVNQSHSNNMANMPGTYHHTGKKSFRCDTCGKDYKYRSLLQRHLRTHTGEKPFTCKICGKGLKSSTTLTVHMRTHTGEKPYVCKICGKRFCDVSALIVHMRIHTGEKPYTCNTCGRAFRLGGDLTVHMRTHTGEKPYVCKICGKRYVGASNLARHIRSHTDK; translated from the exons ATGTGGAtccaggagacagacagacagacagacagacagacag AGCTCCCACAGCAGAGTGTctgtaaggaggaggaggaggttcaGGAGAGGAGCTCCActgtggaccaggaggaccccgAGCCTCCACACAtcaaagaggagcaggaggagctgtGTAAGGAGGAGCTGGTCCTGAAGCAGGAGACAGACGCGTTTATATGGAACCCTTCATACGAGGACAGCGAGCATGACGAGGATCAGACGGTGACCTTCAGTCCTGATGAGACGGCAGAGGACGAGTCTGGAGGACACATCCCCAGTATTAGCTTTGTGCTAAcagatccaaacagagagcagcagctccGTCCCCACAGCTCCCATCAGCCTGAGAGACAGAGGCACACAGGAGGCGGGGACGGAGAAGCGGGGTCAACCAGAGACGCACACGCACAACCAAAGACTCAACATCACGTCAACCAAAGTCACAGCAACAACATGGCCAACATGCCGGGGACATACCACCACACAGGGAAGAAGTCCTTCAGGTGTGACACCTGTGGGAAGGACTATAAGTACAGGTCCCTGCTGCAGAGAcacctgaggacacacacaggtgagaagccgttcACCTGTAAGATCTGCGGGAAAGGTTTAAAGAGCAGCACGACGCTGACCGTCCACATGAGGACACACACCGGAGAGAAGCCGTACGTCTGTAAGATCTGCGGGAAGAGATTCTGTGATGTTTCGGCACTCATCGTCCACATGAggatccacacaggtgagaagccatacACCTGTAACACCTGTGGGAGGGCCTTCAGACTGGGCGGCGACCTGACCGTCCACATGAGGACGCACACAGGCGAGAAGCCGTACGTCTGCAAGATCTGCGGGAAGAGATACGTCGGCGCATCCAATCTGGCGAGACACATAAGATCACACACGGACAAGTAG